One Burkholderia vietnamiensis LMG 10929 genomic window carries:
- a CDS encoding acyl-CoA dehydrogenase family protein — translation MDELYTEDQRMIRDAARAFATEVLAPNAAQWDHDARLPDTVVAQLGELGLLGMIVPQELGGAYTDYVAYALAMEEIAAGDAACATMMSVHNSVGCGPILGFGTPAQKDRWLAEMAAGRVIGAFCLTEPHAGSEAHNLRTRAELHDGQWVLNGAKQFVTNGQRAGVAIVFAMTDPDAGKRGISAFLVPTDTPGFIVGKPEKKMGIRASDTCPITLENCTLPADALLGNRGEGLKIALSNLEGGRIGIAAQALGIARAAFDKARRYAGERVQFGKPIAEHQAIQQKLADMATQINAARLLVHHAAKLRTAGLPCLSEASQAKLFASEMAERVCSDAIQIHGGYGYLADYEVERHYRDARITQIYEGTSEVQRMVIARQL, via the coding sequence ATGGACGAGCTTTACACCGAAGATCAGCGGATGATCCGCGACGCCGCGCGCGCCTTTGCCACCGAGGTGCTGGCGCCGAACGCCGCGCAGTGGGACCACGACGCGCGCTTGCCCGACACCGTCGTCGCGCAGCTCGGCGAACTCGGCCTGCTCGGCATGATCGTGCCGCAGGAGCTGGGCGGCGCCTATACCGACTACGTCGCGTACGCGCTCGCCATGGAGGAGATCGCGGCCGGCGACGCCGCCTGCGCGACGATGATGAGCGTGCACAACTCGGTCGGCTGCGGGCCGATCCTCGGCTTCGGCACGCCGGCGCAGAAGGATCGCTGGCTCGCCGAGATGGCGGCCGGCCGCGTGATCGGCGCGTTCTGCCTGACCGAGCCGCACGCCGGCTCCGAGGCGCACAACCTGCGCACCCGCGCGGAGCTGCACGACGGCCAATGGGTGCTCAACGGCGCGAAGCAGTTCGTGACCAACGGCCAGCGCGCCGGCGTCGCGATCGTTTTTGCCATGACCGATCCCGATGCCGGCAAGCGCGGCATCTCGGCGTTCCTGGTGCCGACCGACACGCCGGGTTTCATCGTGGGCAAGCCCGAAAAGAAAATGGGCATTCGCGCGTCCGATACGTGCCCGATCACGCTCGAGAACTGCACGCTTCCCGCCGACGCGCTGCTCGGCAATCGCGGCGAAGGGCTGAAGATCGCGCTGTCGAATCTGGAAGGCGGACGCATCGGCATCGCCGCGCAGGCGCTCGGCATCGCGCGCGCCGCATTCGACAAGGCGCGCCGCTATGCGGGCGAGCGCGTGCAGTTCGGCAAGCCGATCGCCGAGCACCAGGCGATCCAGCAGAAGCTCGCCGACATGGCCACCCAGATCAACGCGGCGCGCCTGCTCGTCCATCACGCGGCGAAGCTGCGCACGGCCGGGCTGCCGTGCCTGTCGGAGGCGTCGCAGGCGAAGCTGTTCGCATCCGAGATGGCCGAGCGCGTGTGCTCGGACGCGATCCAGATCCACGGCGGCTACGGCTACCTCGCCGACTACGAGGTCGAGCGCCACTATCGCGACGCGCGCATCACGCAGATCTACGAAGGCACCAGCGAAGTGCAGCGGATGGTGATCGCGCGGCAGCTGTGA
- a CDS encoding AMP-binding protein, which produces MTVQAFLDARDFLLRHRTDYETAYRDFEWPVLDAFNWALDYFDPMARGNDAPALWIVDAATGTGDPYSFAQMSERSSRIANWLRGIGVVRGDRILLMLPNRVELWDAMLAAMKLGAVVLPATTQLSADDVRDRVQIGGATYAIVDEHETAKFEQAGLGLKRKIVAGAPRDGWLAMNDGYAASAAFEPDAVTRSNEAMLLYFTSGTTSKPKLVEHTHRTYPVGHLSTMYWIGLQPGDIHWNISSPGWAKHAWSCFFAPWNAQACVFVFNYARFEPKAVLDALVKYRVTTLCAPPTVWRMLVQQPLATFDVQLREIVGAGEPLNPEIIERVKKAWGITIRDGYGQTETTCLIGNTPGQPVVAGSMGRPLPGYRIALLDPDGAPVGEGEVALPLGGGTGAMRPVGLMNGYANNPDATAYAMRDGHYRTSDIAMRGDDGYYVYVGRADDVFKSSDYRLSPFELESVLIEHPAIAEAAVVPSPDPVRLSVPKTFITLRDGFEESPALALEIFRFSREKLAPYKRIRRLQFAELPKTISGKIRRVELRRREIERGDDATARMPGEYWEEDFAAELK; this is translated from the coding sequence ATGACGGTACAGGCATTCCTGGACGCACGCGACTTTCTGCTGCGCCATCGCACCGACTACGAAACCGCGTACCGCGATTTCGAATGGCCGGTGCTCGATGCGTTCAACTGGGCGCTCGATTATTTCGACCCGATGGCGCGCGGCAACGACGCGCCCGCGCTGTGGATCGTCGATGCGGCGACCGGGACGGGCGACCCGTATTCGTTCGCGCAGATGTCCGAGCGCTCGTCGCGGATCGCGAACTGGCTGCGCGGCATCGGCGTCGTGCGCGGCGACCGGATCCTGCTGATGCTGCCGAACCGCGTCGAGCTGTGGGACGCGATGCTCGCCGCGATGAAGCTCGGCGCGGTCGTGCTGCCCGCGACCACGCAGCTGTCGGCCGACGACGTGCGCGATCGCGTGCAGATCGGCGGCGCGACCTATGCGATCGTCGACGAGCACGAAACCGCGAAGTTCGAACAGGCGGGCCTCGGGCTGAAGCGGAAGATCGTGGCCGGCGCGCCGCGCGACGGCTGGCTCGCGATGAACGACGGCTACGCGGCGAGCGCGGCGTTCGAGCCCGACGCCGTCACGCGGTCGAACGAAGCGATGTTGCTGTACTTCACGTCGGGCACGACGTCGAAGCCGAAGCTCGTCGAGCATACGCACCGCACGTACCCGGTCGGGCACCTGTCGACGATGTACTGGATCGGGCTGCAACCGGGCGACATCCATTGGAACATCAGCTCGCCGGGCTGGGCGAAGCACGCGTGGAGCTGCTTCTTCGCGCCGTGGAATGCGCAGGCGTGCGTGTTCGTCTTCAACTACGCGCGCTTCGAGCCGAAGGCGGTGCTCGATGCGCTCGTCAAATACCGCGTGACGACGCTGTGCGCGCCGCCGACCGTGTGGCGCATGCTCGTGCAGCAGCCGCTCGCGACGTTCGACGTGCAACTGCGCGAGATCGTCGGCGCGGGCGAGCCGCTCAATCCGGAGATCATCGAGCGCGTGAAGAAGGCGTGGGGCATCACGATTCGCGACGGCTACGGCCAGACCGAAACCACCTGCCTGATCGGCAACACGCCGGGGCAGCCGGTCGTCGCGGGCTCGATGGGCCGGCCGCTGCCCGGCTACCGGATCGCGCTGCTGGACCCGGACGGCGCGCCCGTCGGCGAAGGCGAGGTCGCCTTGCCGCTCGGCGGCGGCACCGGCGCGATGCGCCCGGTCGGGCTGATGAACGGCTACGCGAACAACCCGGATGCGACCGCGTACGCGATGCGCGACGGCCACTACCGCACGTCCGACATCGCGATGCGCGGCGACGACGGCTACTACGTGTACGTCGGCCGCGCGGACGACGTGTTCAAGTCGTCCGACTACCGGCTCAGCCCGTTCGAGCTCGAAAGCGTGCTGATCGAGCACCCGGCGATCGCGGAAGCGGCCGTGGTGCCGAGCCCGGACCCGGTGCGGCTGTCGGTGCCGAAGACCTTCATCACGTTGCGCGACGGCTTCGAGGAAAGCCCGGCGCTCGCGCTGGAGATCTTCCGCTTTTCGCGCGAGAAGCTCGCGCCGTACAAGCGCATTCGCCGACTGCAGTTCGCCGAGCTGCCCAAGACCATCTCGGGAAAGATCCGTCGCGTCGAGCTGCGCCGCCGCGAGATCGAGCGCGGCGACGATGCGACCGCACGCATGCCCGGCGAGTACTGGGAAGAAGATTTCGCCGCCGAACTGAAGTGA
- a CDS encoding CoA-acylating methylmalonate-semialdehyde dehydrogenase, which yields MNANATPQPGQDVPTVKLLIDGAFVESATSEWRDIVNPATQQVLARVPFATAAEVDAAVQAAHAAYATWKNTPISARMRIMLKFQALVRANQQRIAKTLTAEQGKTLPDAQGDIFRGLEVVEHACSIGTLQLGEFAENVAGGVDTYTLRQPIGVCAGITPFNFPAMIPLWMFPMAIVCGNTFVLKPSEQDPLSTMELVELAIEAGVPQGVLNVVHGGKEVVDAICTHPLVKAISFVGSTAVGTHVYNLGSQHGKRVQSMMGAKNHAILLPDANREQAINALVGAGFGAAGQRCMATSVAVLVGSAREWLPDIVAKAKALKVNAGSEAGTDVGPVVSRGAKARILSLIDAGVKEGAKLELDGRDVKVPGFEDGNFIGPTIFSAVTTDMTIYTHEIFGPVLVVMEVDTLDEAIALVNANPMGNGVGLFTQSGAAARKFQSEIDVGQVGINIPIPVPVPFFSFTGSRGSKLGDLGPYGKQVVQFYTQTKTVTARWFDDDTTAGPVNTTIRLH from the coding sequence ATGAACGCGAATGCGACGCCCCAGCCGGGGCAAGACGTGCCGACGGTCAAGCTGCTGATCGACGGCGCCTTCGTCGAGTCCGCCACGAGCGAGTGGCGCGACATCGTCAATCCGGCCACGCAACAGGTGCTCGCGCGCGTGCCGTTCGCGACCGCGGCGGAAGTCGACGCGGCCGTGCAGGCCGCGCACGCCGCCTATGCGACCTGGAAGAACACGCCGATCTCCGCGCGCATGCGGATCATGCTGAAGTTCCAGGCGCTCGTGCGCGCGAACCAGCAGCGCATCGCGAAGACGCTGACCGCCGAGCAGGGCAAGACGCTGCCCGACGCGCAAGGCGACATCTTCCGCGGCCTCGAAGTGGTCGAGCATGCCTGCTCGATCGGCACGCTGCAGCTCGGCGAATTCGCCGAGAACGTCGCCGGCGGCGTCGATACCTATACGCTGCGTCAGCCGATCGGCGTCTGCGCCGGCATCACGCCGTTCAACTTCCCGGCGATGATCCCGTTGTGGATGTTCCCGATGGCGATCGTGTGCGGCAACACGTTCGTGCTGAAGCCGTCCGAGCAGGACCCGCTGTCGACGATGGAACTGGTCGAGCTGGCGATCGAGGCCGGCGTGCCGCAGGGCGTGCTGAACGTCGTGCACGGCGGCAAGGAAGTCGTCGACGCGATCTGCACGCATCCGCTCGTGAAGGCGATTTCGTTCGTCGGCTCGACGGCCGTCGGCACGCACGTCTACAACCTCGGCAGCCAGCACGGCAAGCGCGTGCAGTCGATGATGGGCGCAAAGAACCACGCGATCCTGCTGCCCGACGCGAACCGCGAGCAGGCGATCAACGCGCTGGTCGGCGCGGGCTTCGGCGCGGCCGGCCAGCGCTGCATGGCGACTTCCGTCGCGGTGCTCGTCGGCAGCGCGCGCGAGTGGCTGCCCGACATCGTCGCGAAGGCGAAGGCGCTGAAGGTCAACGCGGGCTCGGAAGCGGGCACCGACGTCGGCCCGGTGGTGTCGCGCGGCGCGAAGGCGCGCATCCTGTCGCTGATCGATGCGGGCGTCAAGGAGGGCGCGAAGCTCGAACTCGACGGCCGCGACGTGAAGGTGCCCGGCTTCGAGGACGGCAACTTCATCGGTCCGACCATCTTCTCCGCCGTGACGACCGACATGACGATCTACACGCACGAGATCTTCGGGCCGGTGCTCGTCGTGATGGAAGTCGACACGCTCGACGAAGCCATCGCGCTCGTCAACGCGAACCCGATGGGTAACGGCGTGGGCCTCTTCACGCAGAGCGGCGCGGCCGCGCGCAAGTTCCAGAGCGAGATCGACGTCGGCCAGGTCGGCATCAACATTCCGATCCCGGTGCCCGTGCCGTTCTTCAGCTTCACCGGCTCGCGCGGCTCGAAGCTCGGCGATCTCGGCCCGTACGGCAAGCAGGTCGTGCAGTTCTACACGCAGACCAAGACGGTCACCGCGCGCTGGTTCGACGACGATACGACGGCCGGCCCGGTCAACACGACGATCCGGCTGCACTGA
- the mmsB gene encoding 3-hydroxyisobutyrate dehydrogenase: MKIGFIGLGHMGAPMALNLLKAGHEVHAFDLSADALRALQDAGAQVAASPRDAAAGAAFVITMLPAAPHVRSVLAGENGVLAGLGAGATVIDSSTIDPASAQAFGALVREHGGAFVDAPVSGGTGGAAAGTLTFMVGGSDADFERVKPVLAAMGKNIVHCGATGMGQVAKVCNNLVLGISMAAVSEAMSLGVALGIDPKVLAGIVNTSTGRCWSSDTYNPYPGVIDTAPSSRGYSGGFGTDLMLKDLGLANDAARQARQPVYLGALAQQLYQTMSSRGDGQLDFSAVIRLYQPAGKKDA, encoded by the coding sequence ATGAAGATCGGATTCATCGGCCTCGGCCACATGGGTGCGCCGATGGCGCTGAACCTGCTGAAGGCCGGCCACGAAGTGCATGCGTTCGACCTGAGCGCCGATGCATTGCGCGCGCTGCAGGACGCCGGCGCGCAGGTGGCCGCGTCGCCGCGCGATGCGGCGGCCGGCGCGGCGTTCGTGATCACGATGCTGCCGGCCGCGCCGCACGTGCGCTCGGTGCTCGCCGGCGAGAACGGCGTGCTGGCCGGCCTGGGCGCCGGCGCGACCGTGATCGATTCGAGCACGATCGACCCGGCGAGCGCGCAGGCGTTCGGCGCGCTCGTGCGCGAGCACGGCGGCGCGTTCGTCGATGCGCCGGTGTCGGGCGGCACCGGCGGCGCGGCCGCCGGCACGCTGACCTTCATGGTCGGCGGCAGCGACGCCGATTTCGAGCGCGTGAAGCCCGTGCTCGCCGCGATGGGCAAGAACATCGTCCACTGCGGCGCGACCGGGATGGGGCAGGTCGCGAAGGTCTGCAACAACCTCGTGCTCGGCATCTCGATGGCGGCCGTGTCGGAGGCGATGTCGCTCGGCGTCGCGCTCGGCATCGATCCGAAGGTGCTGGCCGGCATCGTCAACACGTCGACGGGCCGCTGCTGGAGCTCGGACACCTACAACCCGTATCCGGGCGTGATCGACACCGCGCCTTCGTCGCGCGGCTACAGCGGCGGCTTCGGCACCGATCTGATGCTGAAGGATCTCGGCCTCGCGAACGATGCCGCGCGGCAGGCGCGCCAGCCCGTCTATCTCGGCGCGCTCGCGCAGCAGCTGTACCAGACGATGAGCAGCCGCGGCGACGGCCAACTCGATTTCTCGGCGGTGATCCGCCTGTACCAACCGGCTGGCAAGAAGGACGCGTGA